A genomic region of Salvelinus namaycush isolate Seneca chromosome 7, SaNama_1.0, whole genome shotgun sequence contains the following coding sequences:
- the si:ch211-171b20.3 gene encoding uncharacterized protein si:ch211-171b20.3 isoform X2, with protein MHPTASPKLITLQVAASLSTARDLTLGSSGYTGIQLGQGSYGPLSGSHCPGLQLPGGRLPAVKPIHVHTSRRKFPQNDSRDRKDSNWNVEGSTSSFPGREVCPLSRLGSSDNYPEKDICGRHFLFDKTWKNDNRMYPKYDFRDERPLKPSGSIPPLPRDYQIHRSGHLHHYTLHKELSHAPARPCAFGSYEAYDLTSVPAILLPAAASLNGRNPSTEGYKNSPVVPGPGKRSPVSLNHPETV; from the exons ATGCACCCTACAGCCAGCCCGAAGTTGATAACACTACAAGTAGCGGCTTCTCTCAGCACCGCCAGGGACTTGACGCTGGGCAGCTCGGGTTACACTGGTATACAGTTAGGCCAAGGCAGCTATGGACCGCTCTCCGGTAGTCATTGTCCGGGGTTACAATTACCAGGAGGAAGGCTGCCCGCAGTCAAGCCGATACATGTCCATACATCAAGGAGAAAATTCCCTCAGAACG ACTCCAGGGACCGAAAGGATTCCAACTGGAATGTAGAGGG GTCTACTTCCTCCTTCCCTGGCAGAGAGGTGTGTCCTTTGTCCCGGCTGGGCTCCTCAGATAACTACCCAGAGAAAGACATCTGTGGGAGACACTTTCTGTTTGATAAGACATGGAAGAATGACAACAGGATGTATCCCAAGTATGATTTCAGAG ATGAGCGTCCCCTGAAGCCTAGCGGCTCCATCCCTCCCCTGCCCAGAGACTACCAGATCCACCGGTCGGGTCACCTGCACCACTATACCCTCCACAAGGAGCTTTCCCATGCCCCTGCTCGCCCCTGCGCCTTTGG CTCTTATGAGGCCTatgacctgacgtcagttcctgccaTCCTGCTGCCAGCTGCAGCCTCGCTCAATGGAAGAAACCCCTCAACAGAAGGCTACAAGAACAG ccCAGTCGTACCCGGACCCGGTAAGCGGAGCCCCGTCAGCCTCAATCATCCAGAGACTGTCTGA
- the si:ch211-171b20.3 gene encoding uncharacterized protein si:ch211-171b20.3 isoform X3, with product MHPTASPKLITLQVAASLSTARDLTLGSSGYTGIQLGQGSYGPLSGSHCPGLQLPGGRLPAVKPIHVHTSRRKFPQNDSRDRKDSNWNVEGSTSSFPGREVCPLSRLGSSDNYPEKDICGRHFLFDKTWKNDNRMYPKYDFRDERPLKPSGSIPPLPRDYQIHRSGHLHHYTLHKELSHAPARPCAFGSYEAYDLTSVPAILLPAAASLNGRNPSTEGYKNRT from the exons ATGCACCCTACAGCCAGCCCGAAGTTGATAACACTACAAGTAGCGGCTTCTCTCAGCACCGCCAGGGACTTGACGCTGGGCAGCTCGGGTTACACTGGTATACAGTTAGGCCAAGGCAGCTATGGACCGCTCTCCGGTAGTCATTGTCCGGGGTTACAATTACCAGGAGGAAGGCTGCCCGCAGTCAAGCCGATACATGTCCATACATCAAGGAGAAAATTCCCTCAGAACG ACTCCAGGGACCGAAAGGATTCCAACTGGAATGTAGAGGG GTCTACTTCCTCCTTCCCTGGCAGAGAGGTGTGTCCTTTGTCCCGGCTGGGCTCCTCAGATAACTACCCAGAGAAAGACATCTGTGGGAGACACTTTCTGTTTGATAAGACATGGAAGAATGACAACAGGATGTATCCCAAGTATGATTTCAGAG ATGAGCGTCCCCTGAAGCCTAGCGGCTCCATCCCTCCCCTGCCCAGAGACTACCAGATCCACCGGTCGGGTCACCTGCACCACTATACCCTCCACAAGGAGCTTTCCCATGCCCCTGCTCGCCCCTGCGCCTTTGG CTCTTATGAGGCCTatgacctgacgtcagttcctgccaTCCTGCTGCCAGCTGCAGCCTCGCTCAATGGAAGAAACCCCTCAACAGAAGGCTACAAGAACAG aacctga
- the si:ch211-171b20.3 gene encoding uncharacterized protein si:ch211-171b20.3 isoform X1: MHPTASPKLITLQVAASLSTARDLTLGSSGYTGIQLGQGSYGPLSGSHCPGLQLPGGRLPAVKPIHVHTSRRKFPQNDSRDRKDSNWNVEGSTSSFPGREVCPLSRLGSSDNYPEKDICGRHFLFDKTWKNDNRMYPKYDFRDERPLKPSGSIPPLPRDYQIHRSGHLHHYTLHKELSHAPARPCAFGSYEAYDLTSVPAILLPAAASLNGRNPSTEGYKNRPRVNNRTCSLFTIGANQKCKYNLKKTKY; encoded by the exons ATGCACCCTACAGCCAGCCCGAAGTTGATAACACTACAAGTAGCGGCTTCTCTCAGCACCGCCAGGGACTTGACGCTGGGCAGCTCGGGTTACACTGGTATACAGTTAGGCCAAGGCAGCTATGGACCGCTCTCCGGTAGTCATTGTCCGGGGTTACAATTACCAGGAGGAAGGCTGCCCGCAGTCAAGCCGATACATGTCCATACATCAAGGAGAAAATTCCCTCAGAACG ACTCCAGGGACCGAAAGGATTCCAACTGGAATGTAGAGGG GTCTACTTCCTCCTTCCCTGGCAGAGAGGTGTGTCCTTTGTCCCGGCTGGGCTCCTCAGATAACTACCCAGAGAAAGACATCTGTGGGAGACACTTTCTGTTTGATAAGACATGGAAGAATGACAACAGGATGTATCCCAAGTATGATTTCAGAG ATGAGCGTCCCCTGAAGCCTAGCGGCTCCATCCCTCCCCTGCCCAGAGACTACCAGATCCACCGGTCGGGTCACCTGCACCACTATACCCTCCACAAGGAGCTTTCCCATGCCCCTGCTCGCCCCTGCGCCTTTGG CTCTTATGAGGCCTatgacctgacgtcagttcctgccaTCCTGCTGCCAGCTGCAGCCTCGCTCAATGGAAGAAACCCCTCAACAGAAGGCTACAAGAACAG ACCAAGAGTAAATAACAGAACCTGCAGTCTTTTCACAATAGGAGCTAATCAGAAATGTaagtataatttaaaaaaaacgaaGTATTAA